The proteins below come from a single Trichocoleus desertorum ATA4-8-CV12 genomic window:
- a CDS encoding DnaJ domain-containing protein yields MNLADCYRLLGLRSGAAFSEIKASYRRLARQYHPDVNPGDQRAKEKFIELTAAYKLLLSNVKTSEGQASQSQGTASNSAAAASPVAKSPPPTPKVTVKQTKSETQVKVTKKQPGVEFSPQLSAVERQLKQAVYEQLQQLLRDQRFPKAVTIVEGLAQRIPQDPEVRQWQAIVYQRLGRHLVSQKQFDKARIYLKKALRTDPHNRSLWAEVERDFRRIEQIL; encoded by the coding sequence ATGAATCTTGCAGATTGCTACCGCCTTTTAGGGCTGCGCTCAGGTGCTGCCTTTTCCGAGATCAAAGCTTCCTACCGCCGATTAGCGCGGCAGTATCATCCTGATGTCAATCCGGGGGATCAACGCGCTAAAGAAAAGTTTATTGAGCTGACAGCAGCTTATAAACTCCTCTTGAGCAATGTGAAAACGTCGGAAGGGCAAGCTAGCCAAAGCCAAGGGACAGCTAGCAATTCAGCCGCCGCAGCTTCTCCGGTCGCGAAGTCTCCACCTCCCACACCTAAGGTCACAGTCAAGCAGACCAAATCGGAAACCCAAGTTAAGGTAACCAAGAAGCAACCCGGAGTTGAGTTTAGTCCTCAGCTTTCGGCAGTGGAGCGTCAACTCAAGCAAGCGGTTTACGAACAACTCCAGCAGTTGTTGAGGGATCAGCGCTTTCCCAAAGCTGTCACGATTGTAGAAGGGTTAGCCCAACGCATCCCTCAAGATCCAGAAGTGCGGCAATGGCAGGCGATCGTCTATCAACGCCTGGGTCGGCACTTGGTCAGCCAAAAGCAGTTTGATAAAGCGCGAATCTATCTGAAAAAAGCCCTCCGCACCGATCCCCACAACCGATCGCTCTGGGCTGAAGTAGAACGCGATTTCCGGCGCATTGAGCAAATTCTTTGA
- a CDS encoding AAA family ATPase yields the protein MGAEEALELVDELIFQITGDRLSDLQRKVFKQAWAGKTYEAIAEQLGYSESHIKETGNELWKLLTKVLGEKVTKKNFRAALERKQRSLQHQSIAVNPQIVEDRLEIASIAPHTPLTTTSTDPNFVGREGAIAQLTCLVNQDAKIITIYAPGGVGKTKLACQYLDTQGFDKVLEIWMAKEIQNINSIESEVERWLQQDFGEEPGRDFGVNLERLRQKLRDPNQRIGVLIDNLEPALDKNGRFIESRRAYVELLRVLSDRGARSLTLITSRERLYDPSIEVRDYRLEGLDEVSWQEFFKGHGIQANFRTLKEMHFAYGGNAKAMQILSRAVQIDFSSDLEIFWQENQADLLLNPTLENLVSEQFDRLQIIDPDAYQLLCRLGCFRYQDVPVVPLNGIFCLMSDVSKTQRRRVVKSLQDRALIESKYSGYCLHPVIKSEAIKRIHTSNAWKIANKKIAEYWEKSTKNIIKPEDGLKQAEAYYHYINIEDYNSASKLILSEGERYSLIGRLRGFGMYSKCLEILRFLSQQSNISNSERQHISGFLADLHSISGESKEAALCYQEAIKIGLILKDKIHFYDCLAALGLLNLKTGEIQSSIELFKRILASHQDLETEALEKNILPLQRIGRKILVSAYSCLSFIYWLSKNSKKSLFYLKLASSQREWMQTQSGSWWELYGNYYFARSLCTHQFLDESKETCLFLYKTARTYSYPLAMGLFFSAVGEISLQRNQLVRAIKRFVKAEQIFREIGAKSDLTEVYFQIGLAYQALGEVEKGAEYRDKAIQLFEEMEAPRQVERVRQAFASSDSTAHN from the coding sequence ATGGGTGCGGAAGAAGCATTAGAGCTTGTAGACGAGCTGATTTTTCAAATTACGGGCGATCGCCTTAGTGATTTACAGAGAAAAGTATTTAAGCAAGCATGGGCAGGTAAAACTTACGAGGCGATCGCTGAGCAATTGGGTTATAGCGAGAGCCACATTAAAGAAACCGGGAACGAATTGTGGAAGCTGCTTACAAAAGTTTTAGGTGAGAAGGTTACTAAAAAAAACTTTCGGGCAGCCTTAGAACGTAAACAGCGATCGCTCCAACACCAGTCAATCGCTGTAAACCCGCAAATAGTAGAAGACCGCCTAGAAATCGCCTCGATCGCCCCTCATACCCCATTAACCACTACCTCTACAGACCCGAATTTTGTGGGGCGGGAAGGGGCGATCGCTCAACTAACTTGTCTTGTTAACCAAGACGCAAAAATCATTACCATCTATGCGCCAGGAGGAGTAGGCAAAACTAAGTTGGCGTGCCAGTACTTAGATACCCAAGGGTTTGATAAGGTTTTAGAAATCTGGATGGCAAAGGAAATCCAGAATATTAACTCGATTGAAAGCGAGGTGGAGCGCTGGCTTCAGCAAGATTTTGGGGAAGAGCCAGGGCGGGACTTTGGGGTCAACCTAGAGCGACTACGGCAAAAGCTCCGAGACCCTAATCAACGCATTGGCGTTTTGATTGATAACTTAGAGCCTGCTCTGGATAAAAATGGCCGCTTTATTGAAAGCCGGCGGGCTTACGTCGAGCTACTGCGAGTCTTGAGTGATCGAGGAGCGCGATCGCTCACTCTTATCACCAGCCGAGAGCGTTTGTATGATCCATCTATAGAAGTTAGAGACTACCGTCTCGAAGGACTTGACGAAGTATCTTGGCAGGAGTTCTTTAAAGGTCATGGAATTCAAGCCAACTTTCGTACTCTAAAAGAAATGCATTTTGCTTATGGCGGTAACGCTAAGGCAATGCAAATCCTCAGTCGCGCTGTTCAAATTGACTTCAGTAGTGATTTAGAAATCTTTTGGCAAGAAAACCAAGCTGATTTACTGCTTAATCCAACGCTAGAAAACCTAGTCTCTGAACAGTTCGATCGTTTACAAATAATTGATCCAGATGCTTATCAATTACTTTGTCGCTTAGGATGTTTTCGTTACCAAGATGTACCAGTAGTTCCATTGAATGGGATATTTTGCTTAATGTCAGATGTATCAAAAACACAGCGAAGACGAGTCGTTAAATCTTTACAGGATCGTGCATTAATAGAATCAAAATACTCTGGTTACTGTTTGCATCCAGTTATTAAATCAGAGGCTATTAAGCGAATCCACACAAGTAATGCCTGGAAAATTGCTAACAAGAAAATAGCAGAATACTGGGAAAAATCAACCAAAAATATTATCAAGCCAGAGGATGGACTGAAGCAAGCCGAAGCCTACTATCATTACATAAACATTGAGGATTATAACAGTGCTTCCAAGCTGATTTTATCAGAAGGGGAAAGATACTCCTTAATAGGAAGATTGCGTGGATTCGGAATGTATTCCAAGTGCCTAGAAATTTTACGATTTTTGTCGCAGCAATCAAATATATCCAATTCAGAAAGACAACATATTTCGGGATTTTTGGCTGATCTTCATTCCATCAGTGGTGAATCAAAAGAAGCAGCTCTCTGCTATCAAGAAGCAATTAAAATAGGCCTTATTCTGAAAGATAAAATTCATTTTTATGATTGCTTGGCAGCATTGGGACTACTTAATTTGAAAACGGGAGAAATTCAAAGCTCAATAGAATTGTTCAAGCGAATTTTAGCCTCTCATCAAGACTTAGAAACAGAAGCATTGGAAAAAAATATATTACCCCTTCAAAGAATAGGTAGAAAAATATTAGTTTCTGCATATTCATGTTTATCTTTTATATACTGGCTTTCTAAAAATTCCAAAAAATCCCTATTCTATTTGAAGTTGGCCAGTTCACAGAGAGAGTGGATGCAAACACAGTCTGGCTCTTGGTGGGAGCTATATGGCAACTATTATTTTGCACGCTCTCTGTGTACACATCAATTCTTAGATGAGAGCAAAGAGACTTGTTTGTTTTTATATAAAACAGCTAGGACATACTCCTATCCTTTAGCTATGGGTCTCTTCTTCAGTGCTGTAGGAGAGATAAGCCTTCAGCGGAATCAACTAGTCCGGGCTATTAAAAGGTTTGTTAAAGCAGAGCAGATTTTTAGAGAAATCGGAGCCAAGTCTGATTTAACTGAAGTCTATTTCCAGATAGGCTTGGCTTATCAGGCGCTGGGTGAGGTTGAGAAAGGGGCAGAGTATCGAGATAAGGCTATTCAGTTATTTGAGGAAATGGAAGCACCAAGACAGGTTGAACGGGTGCGGCAGGCGTTTGCAAGTTCAGACAGTACAGCTCACAATTAA
- a CDS encoding VWA domain-containing protein — protein sequence MKVNLQPTLNDRHLDATQSSSQRQLAISVSAIPEASDRTVPLNLCLILDHSGSMNGRPLETVKQAAQQLIDQLSPGDRISVVVFDHKAKVLVPNQVIDDPVGIKSKIAQLKAGGGTAIDEGMRLGTEELAKGKKDTVSQAFVLTDGENEHGDNQRCLKLAELATSYNLTFNSLGFGDHWNQDILEKIADAAGGSLSYIQHSDEAVEVFGRLFSRAQAVGLTNAYLQLSLEPNVRLADLKPIAQVAPDTVELPVQQEGGWCTVRLGDLMTDVPRVILANLYVGALPEGQHAIARVQVRYDDPMQGQEGLISEMVPVEAAALSVFQPAIDTEVQHHILALAKYRQTQIAEAKLQQGDRAGAATMLQTAAKTALQMGDQGAATILQTSATRLQSGEELSEADRKKTRIVSKTILQA from the coding sequence ATGAAAGTCAATCTGCAACCGACCCTCAACGATCGCCACTTAGATGCGACGCAATCGAGTAGCCAACGGCAACTTGCAATTTCGGTGTCAGCGATTCCGGAGGCTAGCGATCGCACAGTACCCCTAAATTTGTGCTTGATCTTGGATCACAGCGGCTCGATGAATGGGCGACCGTTAGAAACGGTGAAGCAGGCGGCGCAGCAGTTGATTGACCAATTGTCTCCGGGCGATCGCATTTCGGTGGTTGTGTTTGATCACAAGGCCAAGGTGCTAGTGCCAAATCAGGTGATTGACGATCCGGTGGGCATTAAGAGCAAAATTGCTCAACTGAAGGCTGGCGGTGGCACCGCGATCGATGAAGGCATGCGCTTGGGGACTGAGGAGTTAGCCAAGGGCAAAAAAGACACGGTTTCTCAAGCTTTTGTCTTGACTGATGGCGAAAACGAGCATGGGGACAACCAGCGCTGCCTTAAGTTGGCGGAGTTGGCGACTAGCTACAATCTGACGTTCAATAGCTTGGGCTTTGGGGATCACTGGAACCAAGACATTCTGGAAAAAATTGCCGATGCCGCCGGGGGTAGTTTGTCTTATATCCAGCATTCCGACGAAGCGGTGGAGGTCTTTGGTCGCTTGTTTAGTCGGGCACAGGCGGTGGGGTTAACTAACGCTTACTTGCAATTGTCCCTGGAGCCAAATGTGCGGTTGGCAGATTTGAAGCCGATCGCGCAGGTGGCTCCGGATACGGTGGAGTTGCCTGTGCAGCAGGAGGGGGGTTGGTGTACGGTGCGCTTGGGCGATTTGATGACGGATGTGCCACGAGTCATTTTGGCGAATTTGTATGTAGGGGCGTTGCCTGAGGGCCAACATGCGATCGCGCGAGTGCAGGTGCGCTATGACGACCCAATGCAAGGTCAAGAGGGGCTGATTTCGGAAATGGTTCCAGTGGAAGCGGCGGCGCTGAGTGTATTCCAGCCTGCGATCGATACGGAAGTGCAGCACCACATTTTGGCGTTGGCGAAGTATCGGCAAACTCAGATTGCGGAAGCGAAGCTGCAACAGGGCGATCGCGCGGGGGCGGCAACAATGTTGCAAACGGCGGCGAAAACGGCGCTACAAATGGGGGATCAGGGGGCGGCGACAATTTTGCAGACGAGTGCGACGCGATTGCAGTCGGGGGAGGAGTTGTCGGAGGCGGATCGCAAGAAGACTCGGATTGTTTCTAAGACGATTTTGCAGGCTTAG
- a CDS encoding DUF29 domain-containing protein, whose amino-acid sequence MEELFTLKSLLLNGDISGALAVVEELEEMSRDDKINNIRRFAVVLLLHLIKQQAENRTARSWEISIRNCVREIQTKNKRRKAGGYYLTLEELRMALEEAYPTAIDEASLEVAEGRYEPDELEQMVNRAGTLNRAFGLIAPPELLPSAEQE is encoded by the coding sequence ATGGAAGAACTTTTTACGCTTAAAAGTTTATTGCTCAATGGAGATATTTCAGGCGCTTTAGCGGTGGTTGAAGAACTCGAAGAAATGAGCCGCGACGACAAGATTAATAATATTCGGCGATTTGCAGTCGTGTTATTGCTGCATTTGATTAAACAACAAGCAGAAAATCGCACGGCTCGCTCTTGGGAAATTTCAATTCGCAATTGTGTTCGCGAAATCCAAACCAAAAACAAACGCCGTAAAGCAGGTGGCTATTACTTAACGCTAGAAGAACTGCGGATGGCTCTAGAGGAGGCTTACCCCACAGCCATTGATGAAGCTTCTTTAGAAGTTGCCGAGGGGCGTTATGAACCAGACGAATTAGAGCAAATGGTCAACCGAGCAGGAACTCTAAATCGGGCTTTTGGTTTGATTGCACCCCCAGAGCTTTTACCTTCAGCGGAGCAGGAATAG
- a CDS encoding ATP-dependent Clp protease proteolytic subunit gives MPIGVPKVPYRMPGEQFTQWIDIYNRLYRERIIFLGRDVDDEIANQIIAVMLYLDSEDPGKDIYLYINSPGGMVTSGMAIYDTMQHIKSDVVTICVGLAASMGSFLLAAGTKGKRLALPHSRIMIHQPSGGTRGQATDIEIEAREILRIRRQLNQIYADKTGQTLQKIEKDMDRDFFMSAEEAKEYGLVDRVLDDRAS, from the coding sequence ATGCCTATTGGCGTTCCTAAGGTTCCCTACCGGATGCCGGGGGAACAATTTACCCAGTGGATCGACATCTACAACCGCCTTTACCGGGAACGAATTATCTTCTTGGGGCGAGACGTGGATGATGAGATTGCCAACCAGATCATTGCGGTGATGCTGTACCTGGATTCAGAAGATCCTGGCAAAGATATTTACCTCTACATCAACTCTCCCGGCGGTATGGTCACCTCTGGCATGGCGATTTACGACACCATGCAGCACATTAAATCCGACGTGGTGACCATTTGTGTTGGCTTGGCTGCCTCTATGGGTTCCTTCTTGCTAGCCGCTGGGACGAAAGGGAAGCGCTTAGCCCTACCCCACTCGCGGATTATGATTCACCAGCCTTCTGGTGGCACCCGTGGTCAGGCTACCGACATTGAGATTGAAGCGCGAGAAATCTTGCGGATTCGTCGTCAACTCAACCAAATTTACGCTGACAAGACGGGCCAAACGCTACAGAAGATCGAGAAAGACATGGATCGAGACTTCTTTATGTCAGCCGAAGAAGCCAAAGAATACGGCTTGGTCGATCGCGTTTTAGACGATCGCGCCTCTTAA
- a CDS encoding ATP-dependent Clp protease proteolytic subunit has protein sequence MNLPIQAVQSPYYGDAFSRTPPPDLPSLLLKERIVYLGMPLVPAVTELIIAELLYLQYEDPEKPIKIYINSTGTSSYNGEPIGFETEAFAICDTMKYIKPPIHTICLGSAMGMAAMLLSAGTKGCRASLPNATIVLHQPKSYARGQATDIQIRAQEVLANKRTMVDILSENTGQSHEKITKDMDRIFYITPQEAVPYGLIDRVLEKEDLAHPPLPAGVI, from the coding sequence ATGAACTTACCGATCCAAGCCGTTCAATCTCCCTACTATGGAGATGCGTTCTCTCGGACCCCCCCTCCAGATTTACCTTCCTTGTTGCTCAAGGAGCGGATCGTTTATCTAGGGATGCCGCTAGTTCCCGCCGTAACTGAGCTGATCATTGCGGAATTGTTGTACTTACAGTACGAAGACCCAGAAAAACCAATCAAAATCTATATCAACTCCACTGGGACTTCTAGCTACAATGGCGAACCCATCGGCTTTGAAACAGAAGCTTTCGCCATCTGCGACACCATGAAGTACATCAAGCCCCCCATTCACACCATTTGCCTAGGCTCAGCGATGGGGATGGCGGCCATGCTTTTGTCAGCAGGTACCAAAGGTTGCCGAGCTAGCTTACCCAATGCCACCATTGTGTTGCATCAACCCAAGAGCTATGCTCGCGGCCAAGCCACCGATATTCAAATTCGGGCGCAAGAGGTGCTAGCTAACAAAAGAACGATGGTCGATATTCTGTCTGAGAATACGGGCCAATCGCACGAAAAAATCACCAAAGACATGGATCGGATCTTCTATATCACTCCTCAAGAAGCTGTCCCCTACGGCCTGATTGATCGAGTCTTAGAAAAAGAAGACCTTGCACATCCCCCTCTGCCCGCAGGAGTGATCTAA